GGAATAGCTGTAATTTCCTGAGGCGCCGCTCTGGTTGATTCCAGCGCGGGCGGGGCCGCTCGCCATGAAGGAGTTGTAAAGCCCATACGGATCGGCAGCGGCCACGGCGTTCAGAAAGGCGGCGTATTGGCTGGTCGTGACATCGTACTTGCCGATTTGGTAGGCATAGCTGACCGCGCCGTAACCGTTGGAATCGGCCGCGTTGCCCGGATCGCCGACGGGGACCATCGCGACGTTAATCAAGCCAGCCCGCACCGAGCCGACCATCGTTACCGCGAGAATTGCGAGGGAGCAGAGTTTGGCCGCTTTAGATGCGAAGAATCGGTGCATTAGCGAGCTTTGTCTCGTAAGGGTTTGCCGACGCCGAGCAATCACACGGCAGTTGGCATCGTAACCACGCGCCGGGCGCGAGTCAATTTGCTCGTCGCGCCACCGACGATCCAGGCCGATGGGCCAACGTATCGGCGGGCTGAATTCTCAAGTCCCACGGTATGCGCCCGGATGCGCTGAGGCTCGATAACGGGCGTATTCAATCGGCCGGAATCTCAGATTTCCGTCGCGGCGCACCCGGAAAGCATTATAATTTCGTCCGTTCCCTCCACTATTTGTGGCGGCCTTATTCACCAGGAGGCGGATCATGTCATTGCAACGCCGAAATCATGGGTTCACGCTTGTCGAGCTAGAAGCGGTAATCGTCATCGTCGGCATGATCGTCGCGCTGTTGCTGCCGGCTCTGGCAGCCTCCGCGGCTCAGGCAAATCGTGTCGCGTGTGAAAACAATTTGCGACAGCTTGGGTTGGCCCTGGCGAATTTCGAATCTGGCCAGAAGAAATTCCCGACGGTCCAGTTCAACTTCTCTGCCGCCGCGGCAGCGCCTGAGGATTGCCGCCCGGCGGATGCGAGCGGCGGCAATTCGACGACTGGCTATAGCTGGATTATTCGGATTCTTCCTCAACTCGAAGAGAATAACTTCTATTCTAACCTCTCCGATAAATCCAACCGCTTTTCGATTCAGAACGGCCCGTTCGACCCCAGCCTAGTGACGCGCACCTGCGCCACGCAGCACGTCTCTTGCGCGCCGTTGTTGACCGCGATCTGTCCCGATTGGGCCGGCAATGCGTATACGCGCAACAAAATGGCGATTGACGCGGGGCGCGCTGCTAATCCCGACGAACCGGCAGAGCAAGGAGCGCCCGAGTATGCGGCGGTCGATGCGGCCACGCCGGGCACCGGCGATGAGTCGTTCAAAGGGCGGGTCGGGGCGACCTGCTACAAGCCCATGGTCGGGACTCACATGGTTAAGGGAATGCCGATAGAGAACGGCGGGATGGCCCTCGGCGGCGGGCAAGGACTGACATTTCAGGACTTCGGCGATGGCACTTCCAAGACGATCCTTCTCGCCGAATCGAAGGAATGCGGCTATGCCTCTTGGTACGATGGCACGTTGAATTGGCTGGTCGGCAACGATCCCAACCAACCGGCGCCGGGGGCGGACGACAAACCTCCCTGGACCAACGCCGCCGTGGCGCTCAACAAGGGATTCGACCCGAAGGACGCGAACTCCGTCCCTTATATGAAAAAGGACAATTCGAGCAACAAACCGCAAAACGACATCTGGTGGGGACCATCGAGCGATCATGCCGGCGGAATCGTCTATCACGTGTTCGCGGACATACATACGCTCGGCATCACCGAAGCCTGCGACCCTCCCACGTATCTTGCACTAATCACGCGCGACGGCAGCGAGCGGATCGACGATACGAAGATCAAGTGATCGCCATACTCGACCGCTCTTGCAAGTCCCACGGTTGCCGCGGCCGGACGCGGGGCGGCGGGATTTTGGGTGGTTACGCCGGGTCAAGCTGCCGTTGCTCCAACTCAACTGGCGTGGAGCCACGGACACCGGGGACTTTAATCATCACGACGGCTCTGCCGTTGAGGTCAGACACTAGGTCAACGACGCCAACGAAATCCTTGAACGTACCCTCGTCGATGCGCACGCGGTCCCTTTTTTTGAAACGATTTGATTGCGGATCAGTTTCCATCGCCGCATTATCCCCGACCGCGGGCAGCCGGAGCAAGGTTGGCGTGGCGAGACGCTAGCCTATCCGACAATTCCCGCCACAGATTTTTTAATTCCTTGGGTGCGG
This genomic interval from Pirellulales bacterium contains the following:
- a CDS encoding DUF1559 domain-containing protein codes for the protein MSLQRRNHGFTLVELEAVIVIVGMIVALLLPALAASAAQANRVACENNLRQLGLALANFESGQKKFPTVQFNFSAAAAAPEDCRPADASGGNSTTGYSWIIRILPQLEENNFYSNLSDKSNRFSIQNGPFDPSLVTRTCATQHVSCAPLLTAICPDWAGNAYTRNKMAIDAGRAANPDEPAEQGAPEYAAVDAATPGTGDESFKGRVGATCYKPMVGTHMVKGMPIENGGMALGGGQGLTFQDFGDGTSKTILLAESKECGYASWYDGTLNWLVGNDPNQPAPGADDKPPWTNAAVALNKGFDPKDANSVPYMKKDNSSNKPQNDIWWGPSSDHAGGIVYHVFADIHTLGITEACDPPTYLALITRDGSERIDDTKIK